In the genome of Mytilus edulis chromosome 3, xbMytEdul2.2, whole genome shotgun sequence, one region contains:
- the LOC139515687 gene encoding basal body-orientation factor 1-like isoform X1, translated as MPKKGKKGKGKKGKGKKGGKKGAKKQESVAKLAVANSKVWEAKLDIAETAKGEYREHAKKLMLENDQLQSSMVQNEQESIEIFTLLQQNEEKKNNQMEKMQQSIREVKKEHRKEKENIVEGFSKQINELEEKLEERTQEVHVMRSELKMVTDFQKQKTSMMRELDNIKNDMHNANRDHKGTLARMEQKFFEEKMRLQQEANQKIAELAERAHTEAIANLDETTKSVYKENVRLSEALNYHMKEGEVLKKKVARLDEENESLKGDKELNDMLVQEKVTQVKQQKEQIRELQEKVELLEKSLSHMSREFDTTRKDILTRSRIENEASKIEIAKLQRVIELKNKEMNKVKRLAKNILDQRTELERFFLESLEQVRMEINANQAQYRQDAQKAYQQKMLNAYSGKGDYPRIRTFNRSDQSTNNVYSDLQAAEKMYDIGGKCDVSDLTWEQKEKVLRYLFARMNGSAKPPNLPKAPPLPAIDRSQQLSITGGQMPDESKDETFLTQTRMEEAEPVGS; from the exons ATGCCAAAGAAGGGAAAGAAAGGAAAGGGGAAGAAGGGCAAGGG AAAGAAGGGGGGAAAGAAGGGAGCAAAAAAGCAAGAATCAGTAGCAAAGTTAGCTGTAGCAAATTCGAAAGTATGGGAAGCCAAACTAGACATAGCAGAGACTGCAAAAGGAGAATACAG GGAACATGCTAAGAAACTTATGTTAGAGAATGATCAGCTTCAAAGTTCTATGGTACAGAATGAACAGGAatctattgaaatatttacaCTGCTGCAACAAAATGAAGAGAAAAAGAATAACCAG ATGGAGAAAATGCAACAGTCCATTCGTGAGGTTAAAAAAGAACATAGAAAAGAGAAAGAAAACATTGTGGAAGGTTTCAGTAAACAAATAAATGAGCTGGAAGAAAAACTTGAAGAACGAACACAGGAAGTACATGTTATGAGGAGCGAACTTAAAATGGTGACTGATTTCCAGAAACAGAAAACATCTATGATGAGGGAATTAGACAAT attaaaaATGATATGCATAATGCCAACAGAGACCACAAAGGCACATTGGCTAGAATGGAACAGAAATTCTTTGAAGAAAAG ATGAGGTTACAACAAGAAGCCAATCAAAAGATAGCTGAATTAGCAGAAAGAGCACACACAGAAGCTATTGC TAATTTAGATGAAACAACAAAATCGGTGTACAAGGAGAATGTAAGATTATCAGAGGCTCTGAACTATCACATGAAAGAAGGAGAAGTACTGAAGAAGAAAGTAGCCAGGTTAGACGAAGAAAATGAAAGTTTGAAAGGAGATAAAGAATTAAATGATATGTTGGTTCAGGAGAAAGTTACTCAAGTTAAACAACAGAAAGAACAGATCAGAGAG TTACAAGAAAAGGTGGAATTATTAGAGAAATCACTGAGTCACATGTCTAGAGAGTTTGACACTACGAGGAAAGACATATTAACCAGATCAAGAATAGAAAACGAAGCTTCTAAAATAGAGATAGCTAAATTACAACGTGTGATCgaactgaaaaataaagaaatgaacaaAGTGAAACGATTAGCCAAAAATATTCTGGACCAGAGAACAGAGTTAGAACGGTTCTTCTTAGAGTCATTAGAACAAGTACGAATGGAAATAAATGCTAATCA AGCCCAATACAGACAAGATGCCCAGAAAGCTTACCAACAGAAAATGTTAAATGCTTACAGTGGCAAGGGAGATTATCCAAGGATTAGGACATTCAATAGGTCAGACCAGAGTACCAATAACGTGTACTCAGATTTACAGGCTGCTGAAAAAAT GTATGATATTGGTGGTAAATGCGATGTCAGTGATCTAACATGGGAACAGAAAGAAAAAGTTCTGCGATATCTGTTTGCCAGGATGAATGGCAGTGCCAAACCACCAAATCTTCCCAAGGCACCACCACTGCCTGCTATAGATAGAAGCCAACAACTCAGTATCACTGGGGGACAAAT GCCTGACGAGTCTAAAGATGAAACATTCCTAACACAAACTAGAATGGAAGAAGCTGAACCGGTTGGGTCTTAA
- the LOC139515687 gene encoding basal body-orientation factor 1-like isoform X2 yields MPKKGKKGKGKKGKGKKGGKKGAKKQESVAKLAVANSKVWEAKLDIAETAKGEYREHAKKLMLENDQLQSSMVQNEQESIEIFTLLQQNEEKKNNQMEKMQQSIREVKKEHRKEKENIVEGFSKQINELEEKLEERTQEVHVMRSELKMVTDFQKQKTSMMRELDNIKNDMHNANRDHKGTLARMEQKFFEEKMRLQQEANQKIAELAERAHTEAIANLDETTKSVYKENVRLSEALNYHMKEGEVLKKKVARLDEENESLKGDKELNDMLVQEKVTQVKQQKEQIRELQEKVELLEKSLSHMSREFDTTRKDILTRSRIENEASKIEIAKLQRVIELKNKEMNKVKRLAKNILDQRTELERFFLESLEQVRMEINANQAQYRQDAQKAYQQKMLNAYSGKGDYPRIRTFNRSDQSTNNVYSDLQAAEKINIVYV; encoded by the exons ATGCCAAAGAAGGGAAAGAAAGGAAAGGGGAAGAAGGGCAAGGG AAAGAAGGGGGGAAAGAAGGGAGCAAAAAAGCAAGAATCAGTAGCAAAGTTAGCTGTAGCAAATTCGAAAGTATGGGAAGCCAAACTAGACATAGCAGAGACTGCAAAAGGAGAATACAG GGAACATGCTAAGAAACTTATGTTAGAGAATGATCAGCTTCAAAGTTCTATGGTACAGAATGAACAGGAatctattgaaatatttacaCTGCTGCAACAAAATGAAGAGAAAAAGAATAACCAG ATGGAGAAAATGCAACAGTCCATTCGTGAGGTTAAAAAAGAACATAGAAAAGAGAAAGAAAACATTGTGGAAGGTTTCAGTAAACAAATAAATGAGCTGGAAGAAAAACTTGAAGAACGAACACAGGAAGTACATGTTATGAGGAGCGAACTTAAAATGGTGACTGATTTCCAGAAACAGAAAACATCTATGATGAGGGAATTAGACAAT attaaaaATGATATGCATAATGCCAACAGAGACCACAAAGGCACATTGGCTAGAATGGAACAGAAATTCTTTGAAGAAAAG ATGAGGTTACAACAAGAAGCCAATCAAAAGATAGCTGAATTAGCAGAAAGAGCACACACAGAAGCTATTGC TAATTTAGATGAAACAACAAAATCGGTGTACAAGGAGAATGTAAGATTATCAGAGGCTCTGAACTATCACATGAAAGAAGGAGAAGTACTGAAGAAGAAAGTAGCCAGGTTAGACGAAGAAAATGAAAGTTTGAAAGGAGATAAAGAATTAAATGATATGTTGGTTCAGGAGAAAGTTACTCAAGTTAAACAACAGAAAGAACAGATCAGAGAG TTACAAGAAAAGGTGGAATTATTAGAGAAATCACTGAGTCACATGTCTAGAGAGTTTGACACTACGAGGAAAGACATATTAACCAGATCAAGAATAGAAAACGAAGCTTCTAAAATAGAGATAGCTAAATTACAACGTGTGATCgaactgaaaaataaagaaatgaacaaAGTGAAACGATTAGCCAAAAATATTCTGGACCAGAGAACAGAGTTAGAACGGTTCTTCTTAGAGTCATTAGAACAAGTACGAATGGAAATAAATGCTAATCA AGCCCAATACAGACAAGATGCCCAGAAAGCTTACCAACAGAAAATGTTAAATGCTTACAGTGGCAAGGGAGATTATCCAAGGATTAGGACATTCAATAGGTCAGACCAGAGTACCAATAACGTGTACTCAGATTTACAGGCTGCTGAAAAAAT AAATATAGTGTATGTATAG